The sequence TGGCAAATACTATGGATGGTGGAAAAATCGTATAATGGATCATGTTATTGTTGAAAACCCTGATCCATGGGGAGTAATTGTAGATGGACCAACTATACCTATGAAAACTGCAACTGATGGAATCACCAAAAtcccaaaggaaagaaaagaatggaatGCTGAAGACAAGCTCGCAATCCAAAACAATGCCAAAGCCAAGAAAATTATGATCTGTGGTATAGGACCAGACGAATACAATCGAATCTCGTCTTGTCAAGATGCCAAAGCCATATGGGAAACACTACAAACCACTCATGAAGGAACAACGCAAGTCAAGAAGTCCAAAATTGATAACTTGAACAGACAATATGAACTGTTCAGGATGGCAGAAGGGGAGACCATACAAGACATGCATATCAGGTTCACTTCAATCATCAATGAGATGTACTCCTTGGGAGAGATAGTTCCTAATGGAAAGGCAGTAAGGAAACTCTTGAGTGTCCTTCCTGAAACTTGGGAAAGCAAAGTCGAGGCTATCACTGAAGCCCGCGACCTAGATTCACTGGCCATGGATGAGTTAATTGGTAATCTCATCACATACGAACTCAAGAAAAgccaagaaaaggaaattggagGGAAAAGGAAGGAAAGGAACCTGGTTCTAAAGGCTACTGCATCAGAtgattttgaggatgaaaataTTGCCCTTATAACCAAAAGGTTCACCAAAATGCTAAAGAGAGGACAGgcctttcaaaagaaaattcctcaaaaatcaaatgaaaacacTAAAGCCCAGGTTTGTCATAAATGTCGAAGCCCGGATCACTTCATCAAATTCTGTCCACTTTGGGCTTTAGAGCAAAAAAAGACAAACTCTGAGAAGGGAAAAGACATCAAGAAAGATAAGTTTTTTCCCTCAAACAGAAGAATGACAACTCAAGAGGCAGATATCTCAATGAAAAGGGCCTTTGCAGCAATGGGAAATTCATCTGATGAAGAATCTGAGGATGATGAGACAGAAAACAAATCCCTTCTTGCACTAGAACAAGAAGATGAATATGACTTTCTTGCTCTTGTAGCAGTGGAAACCAAGGAAGAAAAGGAAACCTGCATATCACAAAAAAACATATTAGCACTCATGGCTGGATCAGATTCTGAAGaggacaaagaagaagaagatatgaaTGAAAAGGGATCAGTGAGAAGGAAGCAACAACAATGGTACTTGGATAGTGCATGTTCCAGACACATGACTGGAGATAAAAGAAGCTTTCTCTCACTCAAAAACATCAAAGGAGGAAACGTCGCCTTTGGTAATGGAAAAAGTGGGGAAACTCAGGGaattggaaaggttgggtccatggATACACATGCAATTGAGAACGTATACTATGTGAATGGCCTACAACATAATCTATTGAGCGTATATCAAATATGCGATAAAGGAAACTATGTTCTCTTTACAGAAAAAGAATGCAGAGTAACAAACTCAGTGACTGGGAACCTGGTTCTACTAGGTAAGAGACACAAGAATGTGTACAAAGCCAAGACTGTTGACTCTATTGAAGATACTCTTAAATGTCTAAGTGCAATCTCTGATTGCTCCATGCTCTGGCACAAAAGAATGGGACATTAGCATGACAACAATAAATAAACTCATATCTAAAGACCTGGCTAGGGGACTGCCAACCAAAAGTTTCAGGGACAACCAAGTATGTGGAACCTGCATTCAAGGAAAACAGGTTAGATCATCCTTTAAATCAAAGTTGACAGTGAGTACTACCAAGCCACTAGAACTGCTCCACATGGAACAAAATTtgttaaaaccaatacaaaaaagatctagacacacacaaccGTAAGTGAAATACATTAGAAATGACGTGAACTCACGGTAGATCAAATAGAACCTCAgcttctaaaataaataaggaCAGAGAGCGAGGATCTCCTTGCTTCATACCTCTTGTAGGATGAAAGAAACTGCATGAATGACCATTAATAAGGACTGAGTAATAATTGTTAGCAATAATTCTCCATATAATATCTATAGATCTTGAGCCAAATCCCATCTTCCTCAAGACATTCATTTGAAAAAACCAAGACAATATATCACATGCTTTAACTGTGTTCAATTTAATGACAACATTAGCATGCTTCCCTCTTTAGTAATGTCAGTCACCAACTCTCGAAATAGTAAAACATTTTCTATAATACTTCTACCTTTAACAAAGCCAGAATGATATGAAGAAATCAGCTTAGGTAACATATCTTCCAGCCTATCCTGAATAATCCTTGATAGGATCAATAAAATTACTCAAACTAATATGTCTCATATCAGAGAAGGTTTGTACATGTTCCTTCTTTGGTATGAAAATCAAATTAGTATGTGTAATGGATTTCAGAAGGGTATTGCTCGTAAAAAAATCTTGCACGGTTCTTAGAATATCACACTAACTATATCCCAGCAATCCTGAAAAAATCTACCAGTTAACCCATCAAAGTCGATGGCACTGTCTGCACTTAGCTTAAAAGCTGTATTTTTCACATCTTCTAAAATTGGGATAGCACACAAAGTTGCATTCTCTTCCTCAGAAACTGATTTAGAGAtgtaaaaagataaagaaaaattagtAACATCACCTTCCTACTGAAAATGTCTATGTAAATGCTCTACTTCTTCATTCACAATggcctcttcttcttctaaccAATCACCTTGTGAGTTTTGAATTCTACTAACTCTCCCCTTCTGTCTTCTTCTTTTAACCAGACTCTGGAACAATCTTGTATTTCTGTCTCTATTAACAAACAAATCATATCCAGTTTTTTGTTGCCAAAAAAGATCTTCAAAATGCAGATAtctattatattcattttttttgctCTTTGCATGACAACTCTATTTTCACTAGAAGAGTCTTCTTctaacaatttttctttaattctcGCAATTTCCTCTCTAATGATAAGTTGTTGAAAAGTTATCCCCATAAGTCTCTCTAATCCACATAGTTAATGCCTTCTTAATTTTCTCGATCTTTCTTTTAACGTCCAAATAAGGGTTAAAAGAACTATGAGAATCCCAGTTCAATCTAACCACTTCTTTAAAGGTTTTATGCTCAGTCCAGAAGTTCAAGAACCTGaaagttttctttttattggTACCTCTATCTAAACAATACAATAGTATTGGAGCATGGTCTGAGCCTGTTCTAGGCAAGTGATCAAACTCTAACTGAGTGAAAATGCTCTACATCTCCGCATTTACCGGTACTCTATCCAGTATTTCAAAGATACGATCATCTCCTCGACCATTATACATGTCTTGAAGTCATCAACATCTGCACCATCTACTAGTACTCCACCAATCTTCTTCTCTCCAATACGAACCACATTGAAGTCACCACTGATCAACCAAGGTCTATCAAGCCCAGTAGAAATAGAATATATCTCCTCGCATAGATTCAACCTCAGATTTCTATCACACTTAGCATATACTATAGTTTCATAAAAGCTTAAAGCATTATATTGGTTTTTTATCAAATCAGTGAGCTGCTGATCTGAATTACTCATCGCTAAAACATCAATTccatgattaatatatataaccaTATCTTTCCATTGTTATTATGAATTCCCAAGGACATTATCTTCTTctatatttgtttatgtttctaACTGCTTGAAGAGGCTCCAATAATGCAACAAAAGCAAACTTGTGATGATTATGTAACATTTGCACCCTTTTCAAGGCATTTTGTGTCCTCACTGACCTTATATTTCAAATGAGTGCATTCattatcattttgcaaaaagGGATATTACCTTTCTCTTTGGTTGCACCCTTACTGGTTGTGTTGTATCTCCAAGTCCCTGCTTATTTCGTTTCCTTGCAGACTTACTAGCTGTAATAGCTCTTGGTGACAGATGTCCTCcatttaaatttgaatagaaATTTTCAGTCACCTTAACCTCCCCCGAGTCTTCCAAGTTTGTATTCTCATCTGTATTCACCATAACCACAAGGGATTCTTCATTTTCTCCTGTTGTATGTGTGTGAATTATTGCTTTACTATTGTTATGTTGTTCATGCTCACTTTTCTGCCTTAGTACCTCTTAATGAAGGAGTTGCATTGGTGTATTACGTTTGGTGTTCAAGTTGAATTCTTTCTCATCATTATTATCATCTACACGCTGGCGTTCTCCTTTGCAACTGTCTTTGTCATGGCTGATCTCCAATATTGAATCAGTAAAAGAATGATTGTCAGGTTTCTTTTGTCTTGTGCCTCACCACTCTCTACTAATTATTGTATATTATCTAAACCTTATTGTTTTGCAGAGAGATGTCTTCAAACAGTTTCTAGGTGAATTTTTGTCCTTCTTCTCATAGCACTACTAGAAAATAGATTTGTtgcaacacttcaaaaatcatTGTCATAGACTCAAAGTGTGTTGCAATTGCATTATGGCAACGGAAAAGGGTGTGTTGCTACCAAGCCTGTTGCAATATGTCTATAGTAACAGTTTTATGCAACAGTTTAAAAATTGTTGCAACATAGCTTTCTATAGCAACAATTATTCTTTAGTCAATGACAACACTTTTCTACGATTAATGCAACAGTTGCGAACCATTGCAGTAGATTTATCCAACGACTTGAAACCATTGCAACCGATCTTTCACAACAACTTTATTATACAGCTCGATCTAAGCCATTACAACGGTTTTGCTAAACTATTGTAACAATATTATTTAGCTATTGTAATaggatttttttattcttattgcACGCTATTGTAGCAATCGTATATAATAtgcatttttaaaataaattataatgcaatgatataaaatatttaatcaatatGTACTTCAACTAGTTGGATCCatatattaaagataaaaacaCATGATATTGATTGACAATTCAAGAGTTAACATACATTAATGTTCACAAAAATTATGACTAAACATAAAAATAGTCCTAAAATGTTCAAGACTTAGCATTCAATTAAGTTCACAAAACTTAGgccaaaaagtaaaaatagtCCTACAGTGTTTGTAGACATAGATCAACCAATCCTCTTTAAGTAAGGTCTTCACTGTTTTCATCCCCGCTTTCCTCACTTTGTCCACCTACAATTTCAAAAGGATCAACAATTAAAGAAAGATGAAATTCAACAatgaaaagggaaaagaagtCATACAAAACCTAATTTTTACTCTTTCTACACATAATCTATAGTACccaataacttttaaaaaaaatacaaatggtTATTTTTCTCATACATGGGGCATATTTCTCGACTACCTTCTTGGTACATATTAATAGGATTCTCTACCTTTCcagaaaaaaagttaaaacaacATTAACTCAAGGAGTACTAGAAATAGTGCCAACAGGTGTGGAAGTTCTACAGGTCAGGACAAGctgaaataatataaatatatcatagaTCATCAGCAAATTGTTTTGCCtcacaaaagaataaataagaaTTCTCTGACTTGTAGACAAAAGTTCATCTTCAATGAAATgctttaataaataaaattttgatttgcaCTATTAACAAAGACTCAAATTGTTCCACTTAGCTTCTGTTAAACCCTTGTTAGGGAACACACATCTTGAAGCAACTTAGCGGGTTTGACATAACACTCTTTGAACTTGCCATTTTTGAAGGTAGGACAATAAATTGTGCAAGAAAATTAAGCTAACACCAGTTCCAGATTCAAATTTACTTTTATCTCtagaaaaattattcaaaaatagcTTTTCTGTAGAAAATTATATTGGATAAGTTGCCTTCATATAAAGTACGGGGTAAATTCTTACTTCTCACTACCACGCGAACCTCTAGAACATGATGCCAGAATCTTTCATTGTCCATCGGAAAACCAGATGTGCAACCAACAATTTGCCAAGGGAAAACGATAATGTTAGACGTTAATCCAACTAAGTAGATTTGAAATTTACATCAATGGAACAAGaaaacaattattattgagGTATAGTCTCATTGGTCACAAAAGGTATGTTGTGTGATCAAGAAACTAATAAACAAATCTCTACGAGACAAGTATTCTTGAGAAGAAAGTATAACTTTTTAAAGATATCTAAATATAACGGCCATAAGTGATAATCTGAAACCACAATAAATATACCAACACAAgatatttcaatataaattattagtttcaatTGTAGAaacaatcaaaagaaaaattattgcGGACAGTGCATTCGGTGGTGGAAATAAGAAATCAATCAGaatatttgatgaaaacaaGTCACATACCTGGTAGATCATAGAAATTTCACTTGTGATCAATTACACATTAGCCTCAGACATTTAATTCAGAAAACATGAAAGAAATTGATTCTTTAAATGGCCTCAGGTGCAAGAAACATagatcattttgaaaaaaaaatctcaagtCCAGCAAAATGAATATAGGTATTCCAAATTTAACACCCTTAAtaaagaaattgatgttttaagtTCAGTTCAATACTCCTAAAGTATGCAAACAAAAGTAAACTATGTCCCACATTCCCTTTCAAAGTAGTTTAGTTCAATATTCTAGAATCAAATGCATCAATTATCTCATTACAATCTTCATTTTGTTGCATTTAAATATTCTCCATCTCAGCCTATAAtgcaatttcattttaaataagaAGAGAATTAAATTACACATAGTAGTTGCGACCTAAGGGCAATGATTTACCATAGTTAGAGAGCCTAGActaatttttttccaattaataCATGTACAAGGAGCTGAAATACACACACAAATCATCTACAAACTAGCATTTACAATAACGGTTCATCCATGTCGGGCATAGATCAGACCTTTAGTGCTATGCATTATTTTTCAACTGTTCAACAATTTCACTAACAAATAAGAGCCATAATATTTTCACAGTTTAAGATGGCACACTATGAGCAAACAATGATTTAAAGACTAAATTTTTCACACCAAAAGCATTTGGAAAAGGAAACGAAGATTCCAAGCTTCTCTTCCTACATTATCCTAAAAACTCAAAACATGGGTTGATCCAGATAAATCTAGACACAAAAAGCCTGTAGAAAACTCAACATTCAACTGGAAAAAGTTGTAATTGAAAATGGATGAAGAAATATAGCTTTTGTACCTTGATATTTCATCTCTTCCACATCCATACGATTTGATATGTTTCAGAAAATATCACTGCATTCACTTCATTTACTTCATTTGAGACTCATCCAACTTCtatctaaattattttattgatatttatgtGGCACAAAAAGATACAAAGaatcaaatttatgattaactatgaaataaaaaagacaaaaatattttataaatgaacaAACATATCTCAAAAAGTACATGGAGAATATGTAGCTTAAAATTCATAGCAATCACAATTTCATTTACAGCAAGCATTTCACTGTTTTCATTGATAGTAAGAAATTTGCTTCGTTTTCATTTCAACACTTCAATAAAGGTCACATGATTGATAAGGTTGGAGTGTTCGATATATGTTGGCCTTAGTTGTagtattaaaatgaaaattgaagcCAACATTGACTGGTTATCTATACATGTATttgtgttggaattaatgcatcaatgtttagtcttccgaAATTGtatcttagtttttcaagaattctctttagaatttcgtagtacatgtatttagttatttgtgcaagacctttagttttctattttgagtagtataaattgtgatgtagttgatgattatAATCATGTCAAGCGGacttaagtagcctataataaacttgagcattctctaaagatattattttccttccatatttcctacaaaatggtatcaagagcaggttttcgttcttaatctggggttaggtgaagaaaaaaatatggcatccaaaacaaatgaaggtgttgattcttcagttgttcttactccatttttttatggaactgattttgaatactagaagataagaatgagaacacatttgaaagctgaaggtttgtggactattgttgcaaatAGCTTTGAAGAGCCAGACAACGATGGTGATCTTACAACAACAGAGATGAAAAATTTTGAGGCTAAGTATCGTcaagatgaaaaatcttgaggctaagtATCGTCAAGATGAAAAAGCATTGAACAAAATCCAAATGGAAGTCTCACGagcatatttttcaaaaattgctaGTTGTGAGACTGCAAAAGAAGCTTGGGATTTTCTGGAAATTGAGGTGTATGGTGACGAAAAGGTACGtactataaatcttcaaactcttagaagagagttttaaattttaaagatgatagaatctgaaaaaattgataaatattgcacaaaagtcatgaatattgttaatgaaatgagaaatcatagtgatacgatttctgaccaacaagttgtggaaaagattctaattagtgtcacagAAAAGTGTGAGTACATCGTTGCTATCACTGAGGAGacgaaagatctttctaagctttccatcaaagagctagttggatcatttcgtGCACACGAGAAACGAAGATTTTTTCGTGAAGATCAACCTAAAGAGACGGCTTTCCAGTCTAAAacaaatgagaattctcaaaatttctcaaaaaatcatcagAAGAAAAATCACAAGCCAAACAAGAAGCAGGTtcatgatggttcttccaagaaggttgaagaaaaaggtgagaaaaactctagtcttttttgtaaagtttgcaaaaagactaatcacaatgcagaaaaatattggcacaaaggcaagccccaatgtaacttttataaaaaatttggcCATGTTGAAAAGGATTGTTGGCACAAGAAATGGGAGGAatcaattttttgtgaaaaacaggaggaagaaagggaagaaaaccttttctttacttctaaatctgatgcttcaacaaaaagcaacgaatggtatgttgatagtggttgtactaatcacatgactggagatgaaAAGGCTTTCCTCTCAATTAAAAATAGCATCACTACTAAAGTGAAGATGGGAATGAGCCTTAGTTGATGCAAAAGGTAAAGGTACTATTTCAATCAATATGAAAGGAAGCGGTAAacaaattcatgatgttctttatgtttctgacttggaagaaaatttgtttactgttggtcaactcatggaaattgatgtcgactcttcaggctgcggttgagagtTTGCGAGCAGAtcttgatatgatcctagaggctatggtgcctgagtctgaggccccttctgcagagcctgctgaggacacattGTTGGCTGCTTTATTCGCCACTTcggagattccaccacctccccctcgagagcatgccaagaggcgtaggggtcgagagaaGGATGAGGCTAGGGCAAGGAAGAAGGAGTGCCCTGAGATAGAGGCTGCGAGGAAAGCCtcgattgctgatgaggaggcacgTAAGATTAGggttgtagagtcagctgctggggaaTCTAGCTTCAAAGATGTAGAGACAGAGGGAGGCACGACTGATAGTGctattgctgatgaggacactactaagggtgtccagactacataggtagtggattccggggaaccggacccacatGCTTGCTGATCGCCAGcgctttgcgcctcaggtttgcttcacctaccactctcgtatttcagttttttttttatgcattggggacaattgcatatctttttgttgggggtggggtaaatagaaagtgagtgctaaggtgaagtttgagtagcccaattcacgatcctcttttggggttttcttgcctgtgttctttttccccaaaagactgattacttttattgttgaaccggcattttatatcttgtgtacatagtataaatctgaagcatgatgtctaaaacaaatatgatatcccgatatgaaaatgatgcatgactaggcgtAGGAATTGATAATTGTGTGGatctaaacatgacatagagatacactacTTGAATCTAAGaatcgaactaggtgtctaataatctgggaatgtaatgaatgtcaagtgagtgtgaggaaaatttgaaggatccaccattgagactgagctagaacttgcctggttagtcttgCTAAACGTTAGCCAAAAtgaacaattaggaaaggatcataggcctttGTTCGAAATAGTCAATCTTGAGaccatataaaaaaacaaatgaagttAATCCCgtattgatccaaatgatttgagcctAAAAACAGTTCTtctctgggaacaatgtgttggccctggtccctccttggacatgtgcacctcagtttatgccaaaagcataagttgagggtcgctaatgcagaaaacaaccttgtcgtgaCCCTGACCCAACCGTGGGTATTGTGAACCTGGACTCATGGCAaagtcatgagttgagggtggttGTTATAAGGAATACTCcagaaagtggggttgaaagaatgaagagaaagaaataacaaaacagaagtgattaaaaaaaagtcacgTACATATAAGGATAAGAAAGGGTAAACAGcaagataaaagaaaatttagaaattaggcgaaataaaacgataaaaaaAGGTGGTAcatttagccgatatgtcaaggagggcaacaaatcactaaagtatacctaaatataccctacctgaccctgagcctacgttacaagcttAAAAAGttctatcgtgatcctaagagttgtatggcgaacttaaagcagtgaacataagggcaagcttatggcaatatgtatgaatgagttgtgaattatTTCTAAGAGTGactgttgaaaagtaatccttatactcaaactgaaattattgtgtgaaaaatgaggatgttgttttgaagtgaggacactagttgcaataccggaaatattagcacctcggtgagaaattgaagaggataggtgtcagtgcgtggtaaGTCTGTGCATGGTatggttccacataattcaagcctaatagtgataacatgcataaacatgataagaatgatcgggattgatagccaaatgattgcgaaagctaaaatatggatactcttgtacaaagattttgtagtgagtcatagtgcgtcgcttgaggatacaacgaatttaagttgagggtgttaatGTACCGTtgtttcacggtacttttaatgttttttccttaagtttagtgtgtgtccaaaagcctttttgtattgatttttatgtaagtttctccgtatttgcaagaaatctgtccaaagatgaacgcggaagtttttgagcgagaaatgcagaagagactacctacggagcttatgacggtccatcgagtcggtggcatcatagtgaggagagaagctgctgaaggaagatggggaagtcttaccTAGTGTGGaattacggaagtccatgacagaccgtcatagccacgacggtccgtcctgctggttcgtcgaaatgatcagagagtagtcccagtacccaaattccaagaagttaaagtattatggaacggagaccctcgacaaACCGTCGttcttggaacggtccgtcatacctgttcgttgagggtTATGAAGAAAgtagcagaagaatttgtgaag comes from Solanum pennellii chromosome 1, SPENNV200 and encodes:
- the LOC107019261 gene encoding uncharacterized protein LOC107019261, whose translation is MATPPTPQEGASQTRPPLFNGKYYGWWKNRIMDHVIVENPDPWGVIVDGPTIPMKTATDGITKIPKERKEWNAEDKLAIQNNAKAKKIMICGIGPDEYNRISSCQDAKAIWETLQTTHEGTTQVKKSKIDNLNRQYELFRMAEGETIQDMHIRFTSIINEMYSLGEIVPNGKAVRKLLSVLPETWESKVEAITEARDLDSLAMDELIGNLITYELKKSQEKEIGGKRKERNLVLKATASDDFEDENIALITKRFTKMLKRGQAFQKKIPQKSNENTKAQVCHKCRSPDHFIKFCPLWALEQKKTNSEKGKDIKKDKFFPSNRRMTTQEADISMKRAFAAMGNSSDEESEDDETENKSLLALEQEDEYDFLALVAVETKEEKETCISQKNILALMAGSDSEEDKEEEDMNEKGSVRRKQQQWYLDSACSRHMTGDKRSFLSLKNIKGGNVAFGNGKSGETQGIGKVGSMDTHAIENVYYVNGLQHNLLSVYQICDKGNYVLFTEKECRVTNSVTGNLVLLGKRHKNVYKAKTVDSIEDTLKCLSAISDCSMLWHKRMGH